The region TTATAAAAAGGTTATAAACTCAACAAATTTAGTATGGATATATATTAAAACTAACGATAATAACATGATAAGTAAACAGCTAAAAATAATGGAAGATGATTTGATGCACATAGATAAAGAAAGTGATGGTATAGATTTAGTATATTTTTATGTTGGCAAGATATTTGAATGTTTGCATAAGAATAAAGAGGCTGAAAAGCATTATTTAGAATCACTTAAGTTTTCAAAGAAGTTTCAGAAGTATGATTTAGAGTGTAAGATATTAGGCCATTTGATAGATTTATATATAAGATCAAATGACTTAGAAAAAATAGAAAGTATAAAGAATCAGGTAATGATTCTTTCGAATCGTGAACTAAAAGTACCTAATGAGTTGTTATATAAATTGATTATATTCTATAGTAAGACTGCACAAAATGATAAGATTTTTGAAGTGTCAAATTTTGCACTTAATTTTAAAGCATAAATTCGTGTAAGATAGGTGCACTTATTTGAGTGTTTTTATACTAAAATGGAGATATTATAACTAATAATAAATTAATTTTACTGTCACAAAAAGACTATAGGTCAGTTGTTATTGACCTATAGTCTTTTTTGCTATTCGTTTTATTAAGAAAATGTAAGATTATTTTTCATGTAAATGTAAGACTGATTTATTAAACTTATAATCGAAGAAAAAATTGTAGGGGAAATGCAAGGAGGATGTATGGAGATTAGCGTCAGTAGTCAACAATTAATCAATGAAATCCTAGATAAGTTTATACGGGATATGAAGGAAATGGGATTTAATAATAGTGAAATAATAAAAAATACTATAAATAGTTTAAAAAAAATGGAGGCTTAAATTATGATAGAAGTAAAAAATGTTTCAAAGGTTTATAAAATGGGAAAAGAAATTGTAACAGCGCTTAATAATGTGAATCTTAAAATAGAAGATGGTGAATTTGTAGCTGTAGTTGGACCATCAGGCTCGGGAAAGTCAACTCTCATGCATCTTGTAGGAGGTCTTGATACTCCTACAAATGGAAATGTATTTGTTGATGGCAAGGACATAAGCAAGTTAAAGGACAAGGAAATGTCAAAGTACAGAAACAGAACTATTGGATTTGTATTTCAGGCATTTAATCTTGAAAATACGCAAACAGCTTTAGAAAATGTAATGATGCCTCTTATTTTTGCAGGTGTTAGTGGAAGGGCTAGATTGGAAAAGGCAAAAAAAGCTCTTGAGATGGTTGGACTAGGAGATAAAATGAAACATAAGCCGAATGAAATGTCAGGAGGCCAAAGGCAGAGAGTAAGTATTGCTAGAGCACTTGTAAATGAACCTCAAATAATATTTGCAGATGAGCCTACTGGAAATCTTGATTCTAAAAATGGTGCTCTTATAATGAAGCTTTTGGAAGATTTAAATGAAAAAGGCTATACCATAATCATGGTTACACATAATATGGAAGAGGCAAAGAAAGCTAAAAGGCTCATAAGAATAAAAGATGGACAGGTAGAGGAGGTTAATGAGGATGAAATTTAGAGATGGTCTTAGAATTGCACGAAGAGATCTTACTAGAAGGAAGGCTAGAACCTTTTGGACATCTTTGGCTATAGCTGTAGGAACTATGCTTATAGTAACTTTAGTTAGTCTTGGAACATCTGGAGAAAAGCTGGCACTTGGTAAGGTTGAAAACAGTTCTTCATTAAAGTTAATTAGTGTTATGAACTGGAAATACTATAATCAAGATGATAATGATATGAGCAGCATGGATTCAGAAGATATGTATAAAAAAATAGATGATGCGGCTGTGAAGAAAGTAAAAAAAATAGCTGGTACTGAATATGTAGGAGCTTATATATCTGCTGGTGTTGATGACATAAAAATTGATAATAAGGATAATAAAAATGCAACAAATATAATGGCACTATATAATAATGACAGTGATTTTTCAAAGACAAAAATAAATAGTGTTAGAAAAGACAATAAAAATGACAAGTTAACTCCAATTATTGCAGGAAGAAATTTAAATAGTTCAGATAAGGATGCTGTACTTGTTGGTAAGAAGTTTCTTAAAAATATGGGAATAAGTGATTATAAAAGTGTTGTTGGAAAAGAAATAGATTTAACAGAAAGCAAGACAGAAAATGAAAATATTAAAATGCCGCCACTTACTTTCAAGGGTAAAGTAGTTGGAATTATAAGTGATAAATTTGAAGCAGATAACCAAATAATTGGTTCAATTGAATTAACTAATAAAATAGCAAGTTATTTTTCACTTCAAGATGATTACTTAAAGAATACTGGATATGAGGGAATAAGTGTAGTAACTAAAGATACAAAGGATGTAGAAAATGTAGGAAATTCTATAAAAAATATAGGGTATTTTTATTCAAGCTATGCAGATATGGTTAAAACCAGTCAAAACTCATTTAAGATAATGGAAGCAATACTTGCAGTTTTAGGTATTATAGTACTTTTTGTTGCGGCTATTGGAACAGTTAATACAATGACAATGGTTATATATGAGAGAACTAAATATATAGGAATCATGAAATCTGTAGGTGCAAATAGAGGAGAAATTAGAAGTATATTTATATCTCAGGCTGGAATAATGGGTGTATTAGGAGGAATAATGGGACTTGTATTCAGCATAATAAATCTTAAAATATTTCAGTTTGGATTTAATCAATTTTTGCAAAGCAAGAAGATACAGGAAAATTTACAAATTGTAATGCCTCCATGGCTTTTTATTGGAACATTTGCTTTTTCAATTTTGATATCTGTAATTGCAGGGATGTATCCATCTGGAAAAGCCTCAAAAATGGATCCAGTAAATGCACTTAATTCTTAAAAGGAGGGTTAAATTAAATGAAATTATCAGATTGTATTAAAATGGCATTTAGTGATTTAGGGAAAAGAAAGTTTCGTACAATACTTACTTCATTTGGTATAGCTATAGGAACACTTTTAGTTATATTGATGGGCGGCTTTGGGCAGGGAGTGCAGCAAATAAGTATGGATCAGATGAAGCAGATGGATATGATGAGGTTAATTCAGATTCAGCCATATCAGTATACTGCACATAAGGCGGATAAGGGAAATTCGAATACAAAGGAAAAGAAGATAGATAAAGCTGCCATTGAAAAATTCAGTAAGATAAAAAATGTCTCAGGAATTCAGGCATATATAGACACAAATGTTTCTGAGGTTAAATTGGCAGATAAGACCTCTAAAAAGGTCAGATTTCAGGGGTATAATCTTGATTATAATATTTTTAATAAGGCAGAAGAAAATCAAAATAAAATGAATAAAGAAAAGACTAAAAAGTATGGTTATAAGCCTATTTATGCGGGTGAAAATATAAAAAAGAATGATAATAATTCTGTTCTTATAGGGAAAGTACTTTCAAGAAAATTGGGAATAAAGAATCCTAAAGATGCAGTTGGAAAAGAGATTGAGATTAAAGTTGCATTCCCAGAAATAGAAGGAGCACCACAAAAAGCGCCTCTTATTATGAAGGTTAAAGTAGCTGGTGTTGTAAACAATCTTTACAGTAATGGAGGGAATTGCATTACTGGTTCAGATGATATGGCAGCTAAAATTCAAGAGTACTATATGGACAGTAAAGACTATATAAATAATAAAGGCTACAGTCAAGTATGGGCAGAAGTAAAAGATATGAGTTCAGTTACAGAAGTCAGTAATAAAATTCAAAAAATTGGTTATTCATATAATGCTCAAGGCAGTTACGCAAAGCAGATGGATAATATGTATCTTATATTTAAGATTTTGTTAATAGCAGCAGGAGCAATAGTACTTTTAGTTGCATCTATAGGAGTTATAAATACTATGACTATGGCTGTACACGAAAAAACTAAAATGATTGGAATAATGAAAGCAGAGGGAGCTTCAAAGAAAAATATAAGAAGAATGTTTATAGTTCAGTCTGGTAGTCTTGGACTTTTAGGGGCGGCATTTGGTACTGTAATAGCAATAATTGCTGGAGCTGTTATAAACAAGTTACTTATTGTGTATAAGGTAAAAGGAATTGAAGAAGGCATGAAAATGGTAGATATAAGATTATCTATGATTCTATTTACAATACTATTTACAGTAATTGTTTCAATGCTGGCTGGATTCTTCCCTGCTAGAAAGGCAGCTAAATTAGATCCTGTTGATTCTCTTAGATGTGAATAATTAAAAATTAAGTAAATTGGCGGTGTGCTGATGGTAAGAGTAAAAAATAAGGGATTTATTATTCTTATAGTTATTGGGATTTTAGTTATAATATATTGTGGATTTTCTCATTTTAGACAAATGAGAAATTTAGGGGTAATAAGTAGAGCGGTTCAATATCTGAACAGTAGTTATAATAGGCAGAATAATTTAAATGCTGCAATAAAACTTAACAATGGAATAAGTGCTAATACATGTGTATATTTTGCATCCGGAGCATTACGTGAAGGAGGATTGAAAGTTCCAGAGGATACAGCTAATACGACTGAGCTTATAGCATTTTTGAAAAGAAAGGGATTTAAAAAAGATTATAACTTAGATAGACTTAGAGCAGGTGAAATATGTTTTACATCTGAGAGCGGTAATAAAGAAGAAACTCCAGATCACACATATATTTTTATAAGCTGGGTGGATTCAAGCCATGAAGATGCATATGTATGTGATAATCAAAAGAAGGATTATGGGGATTGCTATCATAAGAGGAATGTAAAGTATGAATCTAATGTTAATGGTCAAAAAAAGAGTAAAACTATATATTATATGAAATATTAATAAAAAAGTTAAGAATTATTTAAACAGAGGTCAATAGATATGCTTGTTGCCTCTGTTTAATTATTTTTGAACTAGTATGATTAACATAAATTTAACAGCGTATTATGTATGAATAAAATTGAACGCTGAAAATTAAAGTAGTACAATTAGAATATACTAAATTATCATTTGATAAAGATAATATAAAAATATAGAGTGATGGGGGAATGAGCTTTGATTAAAAACGTAGTATTTGATATTGGAAGTGTTCTTTTAAAATTTACTCCTATTGAATTTTTGAAAAGTAAGTATAATGATGACGATTTAGTTCAAAAATTGTACAAGAATATATTTGCAAGTAATGAATGGGTGGAACTTGATAGGGGAACAATTACATATGAAGATGCGATAAAAGAGTTTTGTAAACGTGATCCAGAGAACATGGAAGCGATAAAAAATGTTATGGATACTTGGCATGAAATGCATGTGCCTGTTGAAGGAACATCTGAATTTTTGAAAGCTCTTAAGAAAAAAGGATATAAGATATATTTATTGACTAATTATCATTTAAAGGCTTTTGAAATAATAAGTAGAAAATACGATTTTATAAGAAATGTTGATGGGGAAATTGTGTCAGCAAGGGTTAAACTTTTAAAACCAGATCCTGCTATATACAAGGCACTTGTTGACAAATATAACATAAAGCCGGAAGAGAGTGTATTTATTGACGATAGGGAGGAAAATGTAGAAGCAGCAAGAGAACTTGGATTCTATGGAATTGTGTTTAAGAATGCGGATGAACTAAAAAAAGAATTTAAGAAAGATGCAGCAATGTAAATTAAGTTTACACAAATTTTACATTTTTCTATAAAGGAAAAAAGCAAATAAAAAACTTTTAATATAAAGCTGTAATTACAGCCTATATAAGAAAAATTGAGACTTTTTATACAGTCTCAATTTTGTTTTTATATGTGGGATATTTAAATGAGAAAGCGGTTATTATTGACATTAATAAATTTTTTATATATACTTTGATTATCAAAATATTTGATAATCAATATAAAAAAGGAGCGGTTAAAATGAAATTACCTCCTTTAAAAATAGGAGATTTGCAGGCTGATATACCGATAATTCAAGGTGGTATGGGAGTTGGAATTTCAAGGTCAAGTCTTGCTGCTGCAGTTGCTAATTGTGGTGGTGTAGGGACAATTTCAGGTGTTCAAATAGGCTTTGATGAATCGGATTTTGAAACAAATACATTTAACGCGAATATAAGAGCACTTAAAAAACATATAAAAAGAGCTAAGGAAATGCAAAGCCGTGGAATTATTGGAGTTAATTTCATGGTTGCTATGAACGATTATGACAAGTATGTGAGAACGGCTGTTGATGCAGGAATTGATTTTATAGTATCAGGAGCAGGACTGCCTACTGTTTTACCTAAAATAGTTGAAGGCAGTAAAGTTAAAATTGCGCCTATTGTATCATCACCTAAAGCGGCTTCGGTAATATGCAAAATGTGGGATAGACATCATAATAGAATTCCAAACTTAATTGTAGTCGAAGGACCGGAAGCTGGAGGCCATTTAGGATTTAAAGTAAATGAAGTTAATGAGGGACATGAGGAAAAGCTTTCTGACATACTTCTTGGAGTACTTAAAGTTATAAAACCTTTTGAAGAAAAGTATAAAGTGAGAATACCTGTAGTCTGTGGAGGGGGAATTTTCTACGGAAGGGAAATTGCAGAGTATATAAAATTAGGTGCATCCGGAGTTCAAATGGCAACTAGATTTATAGCTACAGAAGAGTGTGATGCGGATATAAATTATAAAAATATGTATGTGAATTGTAAGAAAGAAGATATAAGAATTGTAAAAAGTCCTGTTGGAATGCCCGGAAGAGCAATAAAAAATAAGTTTATAGAAGATAAAGACAGGGAAAATATTTCTGTAACAAAATGCTACAATTGTTTAAAGCCATGTAATCCTAAGGATACGCCTTACTGTATTTCAAAGGCATTAATAAATGCAGTTAAGGGAAATATTGATGAGGCATTGTTATTTACAGGTGCTAAATCTTATAAGATAGATAAAATAGTTAAGGTTAAAGAGTTAATTAATGAATTGGTTACGGATGCAGAAAAAGAACTGTAAAACATTTAAAGTTTAACAATGAAATGAATGGTGATGAATGTGGATAGGACGATTGGTGTTATTAATGAAACTTTAGTTAAACTTTTTAATGATATTTTAACTATAGAACAGACTGCTTTAAAGCAAGGGGCACTTAGTGATATTTCTGTTACTGAAATACATACCATTGAAGCAATAGGGATGTATGTTCCTAGAACTATGTCTGAAGTTGCAGCTAAACTTGGAATTACTGTAGGTACATTAACAACTGCAATAAGTAATTTGGTAAAAAAAGGATACGTTAAAAGAGAACGATCAGAAGAGGATAGAAGAGTCGTTAAAATAGCTCTTACAAAAAGAGGAAAGCTTGCATATAGAATTCATGGCAAATTTCATTCTGATATGGTAAAGGAAACAGTACAAGGATTAAGTGAAGAAGAAGAAATAGTCCTTACTTCTGCACTTGAGAAATTGAACAAATTCTTTAGAGAAAAGTATAATATTAAAAATTGTAAGAAGGACTGATAAAGTGAATAACGTTGAAATCATAGGAACGGGTAGCTATGTTCCTGAAAGAATAGTTACTAACGATGACATCTCAAAAATAGTTGATACTAGTGATGAGTGGATATCCACACGAACGGGGATAAAACAAAGAAGAATATCTGTAGGTGAAAATACTTCTGAATTGGGAGCAAAAGCTGCTTTAAGGGCAATAAAGGATGCTAATATAAAACCGGAAGACATAGACTTAATAATAACAGCTACTACAAGTCCAGATACATTTACTCCATCAGTTTCTTGTCTTATTCAAGATAGAATAGGAGCTAAAAATGCTGCTTGCTTTGATGTAAGTGCAGCTTGTACTGGATTTATATTTGCCCTTAATACAGCTTCTCAATTTATAAAAACTGGTGAGTATAAAACTGTACTTGTAATAGGTGCAGAGGTTCTGTCAAAAATACTGGATTGGAAGGATAGAAATACTTGCGTACTATTTGGTGATGGTGCTGGTGCAGCTATTATAAGAAAAAGTGATAATGAGGGAATAGTCAAAGCTTACCTTGGTTCTGATGGAACTGGCAGGGAATTTTTATATTGCCATGCATCTAATGTAGATAATCCATTTGCCGCAAATGCTGAAAAGATTAATAGCAAGATTTCCATGAATGGAAAAGAAGTTTTTAAGTTTGCAGTTAAGGTTATGGTTAAATCAGTAAGAAAAATATTAGAAGATTGCAGTCTGAAAGCTGAAGATATTGATTATATTGTGCCACATCAGGCAAATATAAGAATAATAGATTTCGCAGCTAAGAAGCTAAATTTAAGCAAAGAAAAGTTTTTTACTAATTTACAGAATTACGGAAATACATCTGGAGCAAGTATACCAATTGCGTTAGATGAAATGAATAAAAAAGGAATTCTTAAAAAAGGAAATAAAATAGTTTTAGTTGGCTTTGGTGGAGGTCTTACATGGGGCTCTATGGTTATAAAATGGACTAAATAATATAATATTGGAATCATTTATATAGTGTAATTTCTAGGAGGATATTTATATGATATTCGATAAAGTGAAAAAGGTTATAGCAGATCAGATGGGAGTAAGTGAGGAATCTATAAAGCTTACAACATCTTTCGAGAAAGATTTAGATGCTGATTCATTGGATTTATTTCAAATAATAATTGATCTCGAAGAAGAGTTTAATATTCAAATAGAGGATGCAGAAAGTATTAAAACTGTTAAAGATGCGGTGGATTTTATTGAATCTAATGTGGGAAATAAAGAAAAATAACGAATGAAATATCTAGAAATATAGAATAAGGGTCATCGATTATTATAGTTAATTTAACTTGAAAATGTGTTAGAATGCTGCGATTTAGGGCATTATGATGTATGTATAAGTTAAATACTTGATTAGGAACCCTATATAGTGGGAGGCAAATAATGTTAAAATCTAATTTTTGTGATTTACTCGGAATTAAATATCCTATAATTCAAGGTGGTATGGCATGGGTAGCAGATAGTTCACTTGCAGCAGCGGTATCAAATGCGGGAGGACTTGGAATTATAGCAGCAGCAAATGCTCCAGTTGAGTATGTAAGGGAAGAAATAAGGAAAGCTAAGAAACTTACGGATAAGCCATTTGGAGTTAATATAATGCTCCTAAGTGATAATGCGGACGAAGTTGCAAAAATGGTTTGTGAGGAAGGTGTAAAAGTATTAACTACTGGGGCAGGTAATCCAGGAAAATATATAGAGATGTGGAAGGAACATGGCATTAAAGTTATTCCAGTTATTGCATCTGTAGCACTTGCAAGAAGGATGGAGAGATGTGGAGTAGATGCTGTAGTTGCTGAAGGTTGTGAGTCAGGCGGACACGTAGGCGAACTTACTACAATGGCATTAGTGCCACAGGTTGTTGATGCAGTTAATATACCAGTTATTGCAGCAGGTGGAATAGGTGATGGAAGAGGTGTTGTAGCAGCTTTCGCGCTTGGTGCTTCTGGAGTACAGGTTGGAACAAGATTTTTAGTAGCAAAGGAATGCACAGTTCATCAAAACTATAAAAATAAGGTTTTAAAAGCCAGGGATATAGATACTGAAGTTACAGGAAGAAGCACAGGTCATCCGGTCAGAGTTTTAAGAAATAAATTAGTAAGAAAATATAAGTTAATGGAAAAGGAAGGTGCACCTATTGAGGAAATGGAAGCACTAGGTAAAGGAGCACTTCCGAGAGCAGTAAAAGATGGCGATGTGGATAATGGTTCTGTTATGGCAGGACAAATTGCAGGACTTGTTAAAGAAGAAGAAACTTGTAATGAAATAGTAACAGGAATGTTTAAAGAAGCAGAACAAGTAATAGATATGATAAAGTAGGGAGTGTATTAATTGGGAAAGATCGCATTTGTTTTTTCAGGACAGGGAGCTCAGCATGTTGGTATGGGAAAAGATTTGTATGACAATTTTCAGTGCTCAAAAGAAATTTTTGACAAGGCAGATAAAGCACTTAATTTTAAGATAAGTGAATTATGTTTTGAAGGAAAAGCTGAAGAATTAAATTTAACTGAAAATACTCAGCCGGCTATTTTAATTACAAGTATAGCTGCAATGGAAGCTTTAAAGGAAGAAAAGGGAATAATACCTGATGTTGTTGCAGGGCTTAGTTTAGGAGAATATTCTGCTCATGTTTGTAGTGGTACTTTTAGTTTTGAGGATGCAGTTAAGCTTGTAAGAAAAAGAGGAAGGTATATGCAGGAGGCAGTACCAGTAGGAATTGGCACTATGGCAGCAATAATTGGCCTTGATAGTGAGACAGTTAATAGAGTATGCAATGAAGAATCGAAATCAGGGGTAGTAGAAGTAGCTAATTATAATTGCCCAGGACAGATTGTTATAGCAGGTGAGGTTAAAGCTGTTGAAAATGCTTGTGCTAAGCTCAAAGAATCCGGTGCAAGGAAAACAATAATGCTTTCAGTAAGTGGACCCTTTCATACATCAATGCTTAAAAGTGCTGCTGAAAAACTTGAAATTGAACTTGAAAATATAAATATTAATGATATGAAAGTTCCAGTTATAACGAATGTAACTGGAGATTATGTTAAAAATAAAGGTGAGGTTAAAGGATTATTAAAGAAACAGGTTATGAGTTCTGTTAGGTGGGAAGATACAATAAATAAGATGATAGATGATGGTGTTGACACATTTATAGAGCTTGGACCGGGTAGGACTTTAACTTCATTTATAAAGAAAATAAATAGAAAAATGACAACTTTTAATATAGAGAAATCTGAGGATTTAAGTAAAATTCAATTTTAGGAGGATATTATGGAAAAGTTACTATCCGGTAAGGTGGCAATTGTTACAGGTGCAGGTAGAGGTATTGGAAGAGAAATAGCATTAAAATTAGCTTCCGAGGGAGCCAATCTTATAGTTAATTACAGGAATAGTGAAAAAGAGACTCAAGAACTTATAAGTGAAATAGAAAAGCTTGGTTCTAAAGCGATAGCTGTAAAAGCAGATGTAAGTAAATTTGATGAGACCGAAAACATCATTAAAAAAGCTGTAGAGGAATTTGGAACTGTTGATATTCTAGTAAATAATGCAGGTATTACAAGAGATAATCTTGTATTAAGAATGAAAGAAGAAGATTTTGACAGCGTAATAAACGTAAATTTAAAGGGAGCTTTTAATTGCATAAAACATGCAAGTCGCATAATGTTCAAAAAACGAACTGGTAGAATAATAAATATATCATCAGTTATAGGAATTGTAGGAAATGTAGGGCAAATTAACTATTCTGCAGCAAAAGCAGGAATAATAGGAATGACAAAATCTGCTGCAAAAGAATTTTCAAGCAGAAATATTACGGTTAATGCTATAGCACCTGGAATCATTAAAAGTGATATGACAGATGCACTTACAGATAAACAAAGAGAAGCTGCATTATCAGTAGTTCCACTTAAGAGAATAGGAGAACCAGCTGACGTTGCTAATCTTGTGGTATTTTTAGCTTCAGACTTTTCATCATATATAACAGGTCAAGTTATAAACGTAGATGGCGGAATGGTAATGTAAATTATATTGTAAAGGAAGGTGCACGTAATGAATAGAAGAGTTGTTATAACAGGCATGGGTGCAATAACACCAGTTGGAAATAGTACTGATAGCTTCTGGAATTCCATTAAGGAAGGAAAATGTGGGATAGATTTCATAAAAGCTTTTGATGCAGAGGATTTTAAAGTTAAATTAGCAGCAGAGGTTAAGGATTTTAATCCTGAAGATTATATTGATAGAAGAGAAGCTAATAGAATGGATAGATTCTCGCAATTTGCTATAGCTGCATCAGAAGAGGCAGTTAAGGATTCAAAGCTTGATATAGATAGTTTGGATAAAAATAGATTTGGTGTTATTGTAGGTTCAGGTATAGGTGGAATTGCAACTATAGAAAAACAAAATGAAAAATTATTAGCAAAAGGACCTAATAGAGTATCGCCAATGACAATACCAATGATTATTGCAAATATGGCATCAGGAAATTTGGCTATAAAATATGGAGCAAAGGGAATATGTACTACAATAGTAACAGCATGTGCTTCTTCTAATAATGCTATTGGAGAGGCTTTCAGAAATATAAAATTTGGTTATACAGATGTAATGATAACTGGCGGCAGTGAAGCAGGAGTCACACCTCTCTCACTTGCAGGTTTTGCATCTATGAAGGCTGTAACTAAAAGTGAAGATCCTAATAGAGCATCTATTCCATTTGATAAGGATAGAAGTGGCTTTGTAATGGGAGAAGGTTCAGGAATACTTATTCTTGAAGAATTGGAACATGCACTTAAAAGAGGAGCAAAAATATATGCAGAAGTAGCAGGCTATGGAGCTACTTGTGATGCATATCATATAACTTCACCAGCACCAAATGGAGAAGGTGGAGCAAGAGCTATGAAGCTTGCAATGGATGAAGACAACGCAAAACCGGAGGATATTTCATATATAAATGCTCATGGAACAAGTACAGCATATAATGATAGTTTTGAAACTCAGGCTATTAAAACTGTTTTAGGGGATTATGCTTATAAAGTTCCTGTAAGTTCAACAAAATCAATGACAGGTCATTTACTTGGAGCTGCAGGTGCAGTAGAAGCAATAATTTGTGCTAAGGCAATAGAAGAAGGATTTATCCCTCCAACAATAGGATATAAGGAAAAAGATCCTGAATGTGATCTTGATTATGTACCTAATAAAGGAAGAAAATTAGAAGTTAATTATGCATTATCTAATTCCCTTGGTTTTGGGGGACATAATGCTACAATTCTGTTTAAAAAGTATAAATAGAGTAATAATTAGTAATTGAGAAGGAAGTGTTTTAAGACATGGACTATGCATCAATAGAAAAGCTTGTAAAAACAATAGATAATTCCGGACTTACATATTTTCAGGTAGAGTCAAACGGAACAAAGATAACTATAAAAAAGGGCAGCAATAACGATGAGGGTGAAAACACTATAGCTAATTCAAATGCAGCACAAAGTGGTTTAACTACTGCAGCTGCTCAAGATAATGTCCAAAATAATGTAGAAAGCATTGCTACAAAGGAAGAAGTTAAGCAAGACGACCCTAATGTGAAGGTAGTAACTTCACCTATTGTTGGTACATTTTATCAATCTTCAGCAGCAGATGCAGAGCCTTTTGTAAAAGTGGGATCTAAGGTTAAAAAAGGCCAGACTTTATGCATAATTGAAGCTATGAAACTTATGAACGAGATACAATCAGAATATGATGGTGAAATTGTAGAAGTTCTTGCTCAAAATGAGGAAATGGTTGAGTATGGCAAGGAATTATTTAAAATAGCTGTTAAATAATAAATTTGGTGGTGATTAAATGGGTTTAAATATAGAGCAAATAATGGAAATTATTCCACATAGATATCCAATGCTTTTAATAGATAGGGTTGAAGAAATTGAACCAGGAAAGAAAGCAGTTGGATATAAAAATGTGACAATGAATGAACAAATTTTTCAGGGACATTATCCTGGAAAACCAATAATGCCTGGCGTCCTAATGGTTGAGGCCTTGGCTCAACTTGGTGCTGTTACAATTTTAACTTTAGACAAATATAAGGGAAAGAAACCTATACTTGGCTCTATAAA is a window of Clostridium pasteurianum DNA encoding:
- a CDS encoding HAD family hydrolase; translated protein: MIKNVVFDIGSVLLKFTPIEFLKSKYNDDDLVQKLYKNIFASNEWVELDRGTITYEDAIKEFCKRDPENMEAIKNVMDTWHEMHVPVEGTSEFLKALKKKGYKIYLLTNYHLKAFEIISRKYDFIRNVDGEIVSARVKLLKPDPAIYKALVDKYNIKPEESVFIDDREENVEAARELGFYGIVFKNADELKKEFKKDAAM
- a CDS encoding ABC transporter ATP-binding protein codes for the protein MIEVKNVSKVYKMGKEIVTALNNVNLKIEDGEFVAVVGPSGSGKSTLMHLVGGLDTPTNGNVFVDGKDISKLKDKEMSKYRNRTIGFVFQAFNLENTQTALENVMMPLIFAGVSGRARLEKAKKALEMVGLGDKMKHKPNEMSGGQRQRVSIARALVNEPQIIFADEPTGNLDSKNGALIMKLLEDLNEKGYTIIMVTHNMEEAKKAKRLIRIKDGQVEEVNEDEI
- a CDS encoding NAD(P)H-dependent flavin oxidoreductase, with translation MKLPPLKIGDLQADIPIIQGGMGVGISRSSLAAAVANCGGVGTISGVQIGFDESDFETNTFNANIRALKKHIKRAKEMQSRGIIGVNFMVAMNDYDKYVRTAVDAGIDFIVSGAGLPTVLPKIVEGSKVKIAPIVSSPKAASVICKMWDRHHNRIPNLIVVEGPEAGGHLGFKVNEVNEGHEEKLSDILLGVLKVIKPFEEKYKVRIPVVCGGGIFYGREIAEYIKLGASGVQMATRFIATEECDADINYKNMYVNCKKEDIRIVKSPVGMPGRAIKNKFIEDKDRENISVTKCYNCLKPCNPKDTPYCISKALINAVKGNIDEALLFTGAKSYKIDKIVKVKELINELVTDAEKEL
- a CDS encoding ABC transporter permease produces the protein MKFRDGLRIARRDLTRRKARTFWTSLAIAVGTMLIVTLVSLGTSGEKLALGKVENSSSLKLISVMNWKYYNQDDNDMSSMDSEDMYKKIDDAAVKKVKKIAGTEYVGAYISAGVDDIKIDNKDNKNATNIMALYNNDSDFSKTKINSVRKDNKNDKLTPIIAGRNLNSSDKDAVLVGKKFLKNMGISDYKSVVGKEIDLTESKTENENIKMPPLTFKGKVVGIISDKFEADNQIIGSIELTNKIASYFSLQDDYLKNTGYEGISVVTKDTKDVENVGNSIKNIGYFYSSYADMVKTSQNSFKIMEAILAVLGIIVLFVAAIGTVNTMTMVIYERTKYIGIMKSVGANRGEIRSIFISQAGIMGVLGGIMGLVFSIINLKIFQFGFNQFLQSKKIQENLQIVMPPWLFIGTFAFSILISVIAGMYPSGKASKMDPVNALNS
- a CDS encoding ABC transporter permease; protein product: MKLSDCIKMAFSDLGKRKFRTILTSFGIAIGTLLVILMGGFGQGVQQISMDQMKQMDMMRLIQIQPYQYTAHKADKGNSNTKEKKIDKAAIEKFSKIKNVSGIQAYIDTNVSEVKLADKTSKKVRFQGYNLDYNIFNKAEENQNKMNKEKTKKYGYKPIYAGENIKKNDNNSVLIGKVLSRKLGIKNPKDAVGKEIEIKVAFPEIEGAPQKAPLIMKVKVAGVVNNLYSNGGNCITGSDDMAAKIQEYYMDSKDYINNKGYSQVWAEVKDMSSVTEVSNKIQKIGYSYNAQGSYAKQMDNMYLIFKILLIAAGAIVLLVASIGVINTMTMAVHEKTKMIGIMKAEGASKKNIRRMFIVQSGSLGLLGAAFGTVIAIIAGAVINKLLIVYKVKGIEEGMKMVDIRLSMILFTILFTVIVSMLAGFFPARKAAKLDPVDSLRCE
- a CDS encoding MarR family winged helix-turn-helix transcriptional regulator codes for the protein MNVDRTIGVINETLVKLFNDILTIEQTALKQGALSDISVTEIHTIEAIGMYVPRTMSEVAAKLGITVGTLTTAISNLVKKGYVKRERSEEDRRVVKIALTKRGKLAYRIHGKFHSDMVKETVQGLSEEEEIVLTSALEKLNKFFREKYNIKNCKKD
- a CDS encoding beta-ketoacyl-ACP synthase III; the protein is MNNVEIIGTGSYVPERIVTNDDISKIVDTSDEWISTRTGIKQRRISVGENTSELGAKAALRAIKDANIKPEDIDLIITATTSPDTFTPSVSCLIQDRIGAKNAACFDVSAACTGFIFALNTASQFIKTGEYKTVLVIGAEVLSKILDWKDRNTCVLFGDGAGAAIIRKSDNEGIVKAYLGSDGTGREFLYCHASNVDNPFAANAEKINSKISMNGKEVFKFAVKVMVKSVRKILEDCSLKAEDIDYIVPHQANIRIIDFAAKKLNLSKEKFFTNLQNYGNTSGASIPIALDEMNKKGILKKGNKIVLVGFGGGLTWGSMVIKWTK